A stretch of the Medicago truncatula cultivar Jemalong A17 chromosome 5, MtrunA17r5.0-ANR, whole genome shotgun sequence genome encodes the following:
- the LOC11432877 gene encoding receptor-like protein Cf-9 homolog, whose amino-acid sequence MSDHVIGLDLSCNNLKGELHPNSTIFQLKHLQQLNLAFNHFSWSSMPIGVGDLVKLTHLNLSNCYLNGNIPSTISHLSKLVSLDLSSFGDVELKLNPLTWKKLIHNATNLRELYLDNVNMSSIRESSLSMLKNLSSSLVSLSLRDTVLQGNISSDILSLPNLQRLDLSFNQNLSGQLPKSNWSTPLRYLVLSSSAFSGEIPYSIGQLKSLTQLVLSHCNFDGMVPLSLWNLTQLTHLDLSDNHLTGFIGEFSTYSLQSLDLSNNNLQGHFPNSIFQLQNLTYLYLSSTNLSGVVDFHQFSKLNKLWYLVLSHNTFLSINIDSSIDSIIPNLFSLDLSSANINSFPKFQARNLQTLDLSNNNIHGKIPKWFHTKLLNSWKDIRYIDLSFNMLQGDLPIPPSGIQYFSLSNNNFTGNISSTFCNASSLYVLDLAHNNLKGMIPQCLGTFPNLYVLDMQMNNLYGSIPRTFTKGNAFETIKLNGNQLEGSLPQSLANCSYLEVLDLGDNNVEDTFPDWLETLPELQVISLRSNNLHGAITCSSTKHTFPKLRIFDVSNNNFSGPLPASCIKNFQGMMKVNDKKIDLQYMRNGYYNDSVVVTVKGFFIELTRILTAFTTIDLSNNMFEGEIPQVIGELNSLKGLNLSNNGITSSIPQSLSHLRNLEWLDLSCNQLKGEIPVALTNLNFLSVLNLSQNHLEGIIPKGQQFNTFGNDSFEGNTMLCGFPLSKSCKNEEDLPPHSTSEDEEESGFGWKAVAIGYACGAIFGLLFGYNVFFFTGKPEWLVRHVEHMFDIRLKRTNNRAIANRRRMN is encoded by the exons ATGTCAGATCACGTGATTGGTCTGGACCTCAGTTGCAACAATCTAAAAGGTGAATTACATCCCAATAGCACCATCTTTCAGCTTAAACACCTTCAACAACTCAACTTGGcttttaatcatttttcttgGTCTTCAATGCCTATTGGTGTTGGAGATTTAGTGAAACTCACACATCTAAATCTATCAAATTGTTACCTCAATGGTAATATTCCTTCCACAATCTCTCATTTGTCAAAATTAGTATCACTTGATCTTAGCAGTTTTGGGGATGTGGAATTGAAACTAAATCCATTGACATGGAAGAAACTCATTCATAATGCTACTAATTTAAGGGAACTTTATTTGGATAATGTGAACATGTCTTCCATCAGAGAGAGCTCTTTGTCAATGCTAAAGAATTTGTCATCCTCTTTGGTTTCTCTTAGTCTACGAGACACTGTGTTGCAAGGAAATATATCAAGTGACATCCTCTCTTTACCTAATCTTCAAAGATTGGATTTGTCATTTAATCAAAACCTTAGTGGTCAACTTCCAAAGTCCAACTGGAGCACTCCTCTAAGGTACTTGGTCCTCTCTTCCTCTGCTTTTTCAGGTGAAATTCCTTATTCCATAGGTCAATTGAAGTCTCTTACTCAATTAGTCCTTTCACATTGCAATTTTGATGGGATGGTTCCTCTATCTTTGTGGAATCTCACCCAACTAACACATTTGGA CCTCAGCGACAACCACCTCACAGGGTTCATTGGTGAGTTCTCAACATATTCTTTGCAATCTTTGGATCTCTCTAATAACAACCTACAAGGTCATTTTCCAAATTCAATATTTCAACTCCAAAATCTTACTTACTTATATTTGTCATCAACAAACTTGAGTGGTGTTGTGGATTTTcaccaattttcaaaattaaacaaactatGGTATCTCGTTCTTTCACACAATACTTTTCTTTCTATCAACATTGATAGCAGTATTGACTCCATCATACCCAACCTTTTTTCATTAGATTTATCCTCTGCTAATATTAATAGTTTTCCTAAATTCCAAGCACGAAATCTGCAAACATTAGATCTctccaacaacaacattcatggGAAAATTCCCAAATGGTTTCATACGAAGCTCTTAAACTCATGGAAGGACATTCGGTACATTGATCTTAGTTTCAACATGTTGCAAGGAGATCTTCCAATTCCACCATCTGGCATTCAATACTTTTCACTCTCAAATAACAACTTCACAGGAAAT ATTTCTTCAACATTCTGCAATGCCAGTTCCCTTTATGTGCTCGATTTGGCTCACAACAATTTGAAAGGTATGATTCCACAATGCCTAGGAACATTTCCTAATCTCTATGTTTTGGATATGCAAATGAACAACCTCTATGGAAGCATTCCTAGAACCTTTACCAAAGGAAATGCATTTGAGACTATAAAGTTGAATGGCAACCAATTGGAAGGATCATTACCACAATCTTTGGCTAACTGTTCATATCTTGAAGTTTTGGACCTTGGTGACAACAACGTTGAGGATACATTTCCTGATTGGCTAGAAACTCTACCAGAGTTACAGGTGATAAGTTTACGATCAAATAATCTTCATGGTGCAATCACCTGTTCTAGCACCAAGCATACATTTCCCAAGTTGAGAATTTTTGATGTCTCTAACAACAATTTTAGTGGGCCCTTGCCAGCATCATGCATCAAGAACTTTCAAGGAATGATGAAGGtgaatgacaaaaaaattgatCTGCAATACATGCGTAATGGTTACTACAATGATTCCGTTGTGGTCACAGTGAAAGGTTTTTTCATTGAGCTAACAAGGATATTGACTGCTTTCACAACTATTGATTTATCAAATAACATGTTTGAAGGTGAAATTCCACAAGTCATTGGAGAATTAAATTCTCTCAAAGGACTTAACCTTTCAAACAATGGAATCACAAGTAGCATTCCACAATCTTTGAGTCATTTGAGAAATTTGGAGTGGTTGGACCTCTCATGCAACCAATTGAAGGGTGAGATTCCTGTGGCTTTGACAAATTTGAACTTCCTCTCAGTCTTAAACCTTTCACAAAACCATCTTGAGGGAATCATACCTAAAGGTCAACAGTTTAATACATTTGGAAATGATTCTTTTGAAGGAAATACAATGTTGTGTGGATTTCCATTGTCTAAATCATGCAAAAATGAGGAAGATCTGCCACCTCATTCAACatctgaagatgaagaagaatcaGGATTTGGCTGGAAAGCGGTAGCAATCGGATATGCATGTGGGGCAATATTCGGGTTGCTATTCGGATATAATGTATTCTTCTTCACCGGTAAACCCGAATGGCTTGTAAGACATGTTGAACATATGTTTGACATAAGATTGAAAAGAACAAACAACAGAGCCATCGCAAATCGCAGAAGAATGAATTAA